The genomic window GAGAAGCTCACCGGCCAGCGCATCGAGATGGCGGCCGTGCCCACCGTGGCGGACCTGCGCGCCCGGCACCTGGAGCTCACCCGCGCCTCGCTGCGGGAGGTGCTCGTGGCCGGAGGGCTCGATCCGTTCCGGAGCGTGGTCGAGGATCTGGCGGCCGAGTTCGACGTGATGGATGTCGCCGCCGCGGCGGTGAAGTCGCTCCAGGAGTCCCGAGACGATGGGCGCGGGGGGGATGAGGAGGAGATCCCCGTCGTGGCGCCTCCGACCGAGAAGCGATCCCGCTTCGAGAAGCCGGATCGCAAGGGCCCCGCGGAGCGCCCAGGGAAGAAGGCCGGGTTCGCCGAGCGCCCCGGGCGCGCCGAGCATGGGCCCCGCCGCCGAGCGGAGCGGCCGGACTGGGACATCACTCGTCTCTATATTGGAGCGGGCCGGAACGCGGGCATGCGCCCCGCGGATCTGGTGGGCGCCATCGCGGGCGAGGCGGGCCTGGAGGCCTCACAGATCGGCGCCATCCAGATTGCCGATGCCTTCTCGCTCGTGGAGGTGCCCGAGCCGGCCGCCGATCGCATCATCACGGCGCTGCGCCAGGCCACCCTGCGGGGCCGCAAGGTCCCTGTCCGCAGGGATCGCGGCTGAGGGATTCCCGTAGGTCCCGGTGCATTGCGGCGCCGGAGAGCGCTCGATAATCTGTCCGTATGGCCGAGGACGCGAGCGGCGGACCGCCCCAGACAGCTGGAGAAGTATCGGCGGAGATGGCCGAGCTCGAGAGCGTCAGCTCGCAGCCAGCCTACGACTCCTTCGTGGCCGCCGCGAAGGCCGTCGACCCGGCCACCATCGAGGAGTGCTGCGCGGATCTCGTGCTCACCTACCAGAACGTGACGCGCGGAGTGGAGGCGGTGCTCGGCAGCGGGGCGGTGGTCATCGGCAAGCTGCCCAACGTGGACGTCGTGGAGCTCTCGATGCTCCCGCGGCTGGTCCAGGGCGTGGCCTTCGCCGCGCTGCAGGTCCAGCGGGAGCTCCGGTCCATCTCCTTCGGGACGCTGTTCGATCAGGCGCAGACCCTGCGCCGCAAGATGCGCAAGGCCGCCGACGCCCTCGCCGAGGCCGGCCTGCTGGCCGACGCCGACGCGGATGAAGTCCGCCTCCACGGGCAGCAGGACGTCCTGGAGGACTGCCTCGCGCTGGCCGCGGTGTTTCGGCGGAACGAGTCGAGGATCACCGGCCGCTCGCCCGTGAGCCCCACCGAGATCCGCGACGCGGAGCAGATCGCGGAGAAGCTGAAGGTGCTGCTCGGGCAGCAGGCGAGCACGGGCGATGGCGCGCCGAGCCTCGTGAGGTTCATCGAGATGCGCGACCGCTTCTGGACGCTGCTGGTCCTGCGCCATGACGTGCTGTGGCGCTGCGGTGCGTGGCTCTACGGCCGAGCGGTGGACGATCGCGTCCCACCCCTCGTGGTCCGCCAGCCCATGGTCCGCAGGCCTCGGAGCGCGCCGGCGGAGCGTGAGGCCGTCCGGCCGGAGCCGCGGCGGACCATGAACCCTCCGGCCATCATGCCCGCGCGGGTGAGTCCTCCCAGCGCGGCGCCCGTGCGCGAATCGACGCGGCACCTGGACGATCTGCAGCGCGAGCTGGAGAGGAAGACGCGCTTCCTCATCCGGATCGGCGCCATCCGCCCGCGCTGAGCCCGTCCCGGTCCTCGGGCCCCGCCACGGCAGGGCAGGGCGTTACGGCGCGGGACTCTGCGCGTTGGTCGAGGTGGGAGCGGCGTCCGTCAGGACGATCACCTCGGCGCGGCGGTTGAGCTGCCGCTCCTCCTCGGTGGCGGGCCTGGCGCTCAGCGGCCACTCCGCGCCGAAGCCGCGGATGCGCACCTGCGTCGCGGGGATGCCCTGGTTGACCAGGTAGCGGCGCACGGCCTGGGCGCGCCGCAGCGACATGAACATGTCGGAGGTGTCGGTGCCCTCGGTGTCCGCGTGGCCCTCGATGATGACGGTGCCTCCCCGGTGCAGCTCCGACAGCTGGAGCACGGCCTGATCCAGCAGCGGCACGACGCCCGGCAGCTCCGCGCTGCCCTGGGAGAAGGCAATCACCCCTCGCAGGACGACCTTCTCCTGCGGCGTGGGCTGATAGGGCCGCAGCGGCTCCTTCTTGCCCTGCTGCTCGGCGTTCTCCAGGGGATCGCCCCGAGACAGGGAGTTGAGCTCCCAGGTGCTGACGGGGCGGACGCGCTCCTCCTCCTGCTGGCGCGTGGGGGTGGCCAGGGCGAGCTGGAGCTCGCGATCGGCGGTCGCGTCCATGAAGGAGAGCTTCGGCGGAGGCTCGCTGCGGAAGCTGACGCCGGCCAGCATGCGGAAGCGAGGCGCTCCGAGGGCGCCGCCCAGGCCAGGGCCTCCCATGAGGAAGGCGTCCAGCCCCGCGGGCAGGGGGAAGCGCACGCCTCCGAGCAGATCCATGGACACCTGGGGAGACAGCGTGGCGCGCAGGCCCAGCTCTCCGCGCAGCCCCTTGCCCGTGGTGGCCAGCGCGGCGCCCAGGCGGATCTCCGAGTTGGCGCCCTGCTTGGCCGCGCCCGCGGAGGTGGCCAGGAGGATGGAGGGGCGGAACAGCACGCCCGCCTCGAGCGAGGGTGCCACCCAGCCCAGGCTGGTGCCCACCGTCATGCGCGCGTGGAAGCGGGGACCATCATCTCCGGCCAGGGCCGAGCCGTTGCCGAAGGGCAGCCCCACGCCCAGATCCGCGGACAGATCCACCGGCTGGCGCTGGCGGCGGGACAGCAGGCCCAGCCGCGCCTGGAGCACGGGCGTGCCCAGTCCCTGGGCAGCCAGCTGGCCGAGGCCTACCAGCGCCGGATCATCTCCCTGCTGCCACAATACGAAGGGCAGCTGGGCGCTGACCTCGAGCCAGGGCAGGACGCCATAGCCGGCGGAGAGTAGCGCGGTGGCCCGGTTGCGCACCACCTGGAGGTCTCCCTCGCCGTCGTTCAGCACGAGGGGGAGCCGCTGGTAGTGCCCGAGCAGACTCACATTGAGGCCACCGGGGACCATCAGCTCCCCGTTGCCGACCAAGGTGGTACCACGCCCTACGTTGGTCTCCAGGCGCTCCAGGTCGAAGCCTGGCAACTGCTCGTCGGAGGACTGTGCCGCGGCCAGAGAACACACCAGCAGTGCTGCGGCCATTGCCCCCCTGGCGGATGAATGTAAGCTCATGAACAGGTAGAATCCTACCGCTCTTTGCGTGGGGAGGGGCAAGTGCTCCGAGTGAAACTCCTGGCCATACTGTGTGTCTCGGTGCTGCTTGCCTGCGGCTCCTCCGAGTCGGAAGGGCCGGGCTCACCGGGCTCATGGTTGCGTCAGCGGCTGGGGGGGCCGGCGCCC from Hyalangium gracile includes these protein-coding regions:
- a CDS encoding OmpA family protein, which encodes MAAALLVCSLAAAQSSDEQLPGFDLERLETNVGRGTTLVGNGELMVPGGLNVSLLGHYQRLPLVLNDGEGDLQVVRNRATALLSAGYGVLPWLEVSAQLPFVLWQQGDDPALVGLGQLAAQGLGTPVLQARLGLLSRRQRQPVDLSADLGVGLPFGNGSALAGDDGPRFHARMTVGTSLGWVAPSLEAGVLFRPSILLATSAGAAKQGANSEIRLGAALATTGKGLRGELGLRATLSPQVSMDLLGGVRFPLPAGLDAFLMGGPGLGGALGAPRFRMLAGVSFRSEPPPKLSFMDATADRELQLALATPTRQQEEERVRPVSTWELNSLSRGDPLENAEQQGKKEPLRPYQPTPQEKVVLRGVIAFSQGSAELPGVVPLLDQAVLQLSELHRGGTVIIEGHADTEGTDTSDMFMSLRRAQAVRRYLVNQGIPATQVRIRGFGAEWPLSARPATEEERQLNRRAEVIVLTDAAPTSTNAQSPAP